GCTCCGTAACTGATCCAAGCCGTGCAATTCGACCCGATAGCGAAAGCGAAGCAAAAACCGCAGCGTCGCCCACATGATTTTTTGTAGTAGACCGTTCATCGGTCGGGATTCCTCGCAAGTAGCTTCGTGACCACCGTCTACTTAGGCGTAAACGACGAGGGCTAGGGATAAGCAAAGTGGGAAAATTTGCGCAAATCCAAAGCTGCACAAACGTTTATAACCCGATCCAGCCACGACAATCCAGGCGAATGCCTGCGAGATCCTGGCATTTGCCCTTCCATAGATGGCCGACGTTATTTCCCTTCGGAACGAATCTGGGCCAACATTTTTTCGACGCGAGGGATCTGAGAGCGAATATGCTCCGACAGCACGCTCTCCGCTTTTTTCCAATTTTGCGAAAGTAGCGATTCAAGAATCACGCGGTGTTGCTCGGCCATTTCCTCGACCGCCGACATCTCGACGGTCGCCAAATCAAAGATCGCCGCGTGAAAGACGCCGTGCCGCTCAAAGAAATCGCGAATATAGTGATTTCCGGAGAGATCAATCCAATAGCTATGCAGGCGGTTATCGATCTGCGGCTTCCCATCCGACGACGGCTGATTGCCGGCCAAGATCTCTTCCAGCATCGTCGCGTCCAATTGATCCTGTACCGATCGCAGCGCCATCAGCTCAAACATTTCGCGCACTTCGGAATAGTGCTCAAGATCCTTCGGCAAAAACACGCGACTTCGCCAGCCGCGCCGCTGAACGTGTTCGACAAAACCTTGGCCTGCTAATTTTCCGAGCCAATGCCGCAAGACGGTTCGGCTGACCCCAAAGTGCTCGGCCGTCGCTTCCTCGCGCAAAAAGGAGTCGTCCCCGGCCAAGCTGCGGCGGATGATGAACTCGCGAATCCGGATTTCGAGCGACGCTTCTTGTGTATTCTCGCGCTTAGGCCGGCGTTTGAGACGCCGCTCGGGATTGGGAGCGAGTCGCCCTGCAGCGTCCCGAATCAGCAAACCTTCCTCGACTAATTGATCAAACGCAGTCCGAACCGGAGAGGCGCTAACGTCGAATACCCGGGCGACATTTGCGATGGAGAATGGTTCTGGCAACGATTCTCGCGCGTGAATGCGATCCGAAAGTTCTTCCGCGATGCGATCAGACAACGACACGGGCAAAGATCCTTGAGAATGGGGCGAGCAAGGGCGCCTAAGATTTTACGCAATTTGATTGACGAAGCGAGATGAATCGCCTAGCATGTCTTTGTACACAAAAGACGCCTTGTTCGTCCAAAGGACCTACCGAATGAATGTCGATTGGAGCGGAGTATTTCCGGCAGCGACGACGCAGTTCAATGCGGATATGACCCTCAACATTCCTGCGACGCTGCGGCACGTTGACCAGATGATCGATGCCGGCGTGCATGGGATGATTATGCTGGGTACCGTCGGCGAGAACTGCTCGCTGAGTTATGAGGAAAAATTGGAAGTTCTCCGAGCCTGCGTCGACCATGTCCATGGCCGCGTCCCGCTC
The nucleotide sequence above comes from Blastopirellula sp. J2-11. Encoded proteins:
- a CDS encoding GntR family transcriptional regulator; its protein translation is MSLSDRIAEELSDRIHARESLPEPFSIANVARVFDVSASPVRTAFDQLVEEGLLIRDAAGRLAPNPERRLKRRPKRENTQEASLEIRIREFIIRRSLAGDDSFLREEATAEHFGVSRTVLRHWLGKLAGQGFVEHVQRRGWRSRVFLPKDLEHYSEVREMFELMALRSVQDQLDATMLEEILAGNQPSSDGKPQIDNRLHSYWIDLSGNHYIRDFFERHGVFHAAIFDLATVEMSAVEEMAEQHRVILESLLSQNWKKAESVLSEHIRSQIPRVEKMLAQIRSEGK